One segment of Streptomyces bathyalis DNA contains the following:
- a CDS encoding ROK family transcriptional regulator, with protein MRGHDLAALRRLNTIAVLRFLRSQGPGRPQSLSQLAAATGLSRPTVDQVVEELTAQGWLTEASDPVAGRSGRPARRFRFRGEAGRVVGVDIGLHKIVLLLSDLAGDIMASEREEMDPDMGGAERLAFLRARVARFLDEQKVHPDELWALCVGVPGVVGETGRITSVIVPEWSDFELARRLGESFPCRILAENDVNLATLAEHWQGAAQLADDVVCLLIGHRSSCGVLLGGRLHRGHRGWAGELGLHRGLGLAHAHKALSWRGERRNAVSSAKAGVGVSPPEAGEESDVAALARAAGERDPDALEVLDRYAARLAPGIGALLLAVDPELVVLSGGMTPVGEALTPLLTQHLRDVALDVPLHVPRITVSTLGEQGVALGAVRKALDSVEALLSDATGPLPSVPPSTIR; from the coding sequence ATGCGAGGCCACGACCTGGCCGCTCTGCGGCGGTTGAACACGATCGCCGTGCTGCGTTTCCTGCGCTCCCAGGGGCCGGGCCGTCCGCAGTCGCTCAGCCAACTCGCCGCCGCCACCGGGCTGTCGCGTCCCACCGTCGACCAGGTCGTCGAGGAGCTGACTGCGCAGGGCTGGCTCACCGAGGCGTCCGACCCTGTGGCGGGACGCTCCGGCCGTCCGGCCCGGCGCTTCCGGTTCCGGGGCGAGGCGGGACGGGTCGTCGGCGTCGACATCGGGCTGCACAAGATCGTGCTGCTGCTCTCCGACCTGGCCGGCGACATCATGGCGAGCGAACGCGAGGAGATGGACCCGGACATGGGCGGTGCGGAACGCCTCGCCTTCCTCCGTGCCCGCGTCGCACGCTTCCTCGACGAGCAGAAGGTGCACCCGGACGAACTCTGGGCCCTGTGCGTCGGGGTGCCGGGAGTCGTCGGCGAGACGGGCCGCATCACTTCGGTGATCGTGCCGGAGTGGTCGGACTTCGAACTGGCGCGCAGGCTCGGCGAATCCTTCCCCTGCCGGATACTCGCCGAGAACGACGTCAACCTGGCCACCCTCGCCGAACACTGGCAGGGCGCCGCCCAACTCGCCGACGACGTCGTGTGTCTGCTGATCGGCCACCGCTCGTCGTGCGGCGTGCTGCTCGGCGGCCGGCTCCACCGCGGTCACCGCGGCTGGGCCGGTGAACTCGGGCTGCACCGCGGACTCGGACTCGCACATGCCCACAAGGCACTGTCCTGGCGGGGCGAGCGCCGCAATGCCGTCTCTTCGGCAAAGGCAGGGGTCGGGGTCTCCCCGCCGGAGGCAGGGGAAGAGTCTGACGTCGCGGCGCTGGCCCGCGCCGCCGGCGAGCGGGACCCGGACGCGCTCGAAGTCCTCGACCGCTACGCGGCCCGGCTCGCACCCGGGATCGGGGCGCTTCTCCTCGCCGTCGATCCCGAACTCGTCGTTCTCTCCGGCGGGATGACCCCCGTCGGGGAGGCGCTGACCCCGCTGCTCACTCAGCATCTGCGGGACGTCGCGCTGGACGTTCCCTTGCACGTGCCGCGCATCACCGTCAGCACGCTGGGCGAGCAGGGCGTGGCGCTCGGCGCCGTGCGCAAGGCGCTCGACAGCGTCGAAGC